One window from the genome of Salisaeta longa DSM 21114 encodes:
- the lepA gene encoding translation elongation factor 4, translated as MPDQSHIRNFCIIAHIDHGKSTLADRLLERTGTITEREMQEQTLDDMDLERERGITIKSHAVRMRHTAADGEEYVLNLIDTPGHVDFTYEVSRALKACEGALLVVDAAQGIEAQTISNVYLAMEQDLEIIPVLNKVDLPVARPDEVAMSLEELLGEPAEDIRKISAKTGTGVDELIDLIIDRVPPPAGDPDAPLRALIFDSIYDAYRGSVVYARILDGALEQGDTMEFMSNHKRYDAEELGVLRLGRKPVDRLVAGDVGYIIGSVKDVQDTRVGDTITHAHNGASTPIPGFKEVKPMVFSGVYPTDSEDFEDLRSALDKLQLNDASLTYVPETSAALGFGFRVGFLGLLHMEIIQERLDREFGLDIITTVPNVEYRVDVDTGKGMERVVVDNPEDMPHYGDIETVYEPFVKADIITPTEYIGNLMQLCEERRGVYVNQQYLDTERVNLQYELPLAEIVFDFYDTLKSVSRGYASFDYEFLEYRASDLVKLTILINEDPVDALSTIVHRDKAYGVGRKLTKRLKELIPQQMFEVPVQASIGRRIVARETVRAQRKNVTAKCYGGDITRKRKLLEKQKEGKKRMKQVGSVDVPQEAFLAILSMDE; from the coding sequence ATGCCTGATCAGTCGCACATCCGCAACTTTTGCATAATCGCCCACATCGACCACGGGAAGAGCACCCTGGCCGACCGGCTGCTGGAGCGCACCGGCACGATTACCGAGCGCGAGATGCAGGAGCAGACGCTCGACGACATGGACCTGGAGCGCGAGCGGGGCATCACCATCAAGAGCCATGCGGTGCGCATGCGCCACACGGCCGCTGATGGCGAGGAATACGTGCTGAACCTGATCGACACGCCCGGGCACGTCGACTTTACCTACGAGGTGTCGCGGGCGCTGAAGGCCTGCGAGGGGGCGCTGTTGGTGGTGGACGCCGCGCAGGGCATCGAAGCGCAGACCATCTCGAACGTCTACCTGGCCATGGAGCAGGACTTGGAGATCATCCCGGTCCTGAACAAGGTGGATCTGCCCGTGGCGCGCCCCGATGAAGTGGCCATGTCGCTGGAGGAGCTGCTGGGCGAGCCGGCCGAAGACATCCGCAAGATCAGCGCCAAAACCGGCACGGGCGTCGACGAACTGATCGATCTCATCATCGACCGCGTGCCGCCGCCTGCGGGCGACCCGGACGCCCCCCTGCGCGCCCTCATTTTCGACTCCATCTACGACGCGTACCGCGGCTCGGTGGTGTACGCGCGCATCCTGGACGGCGCCCTCGAACAGGGCGACACCATGGAGTTTATGTCGAACCACAAGCGCTACGACGCCGAAGAGCTGGGCGTGTTGCGCCTGGGGCGTAAGCCGGTCGACCGGCTGGTGGCGGGCGACGTGGGCTACATCATCGGGTCGGTGAAAGATGTGCAGGACACCCGCGTGGGCGATACCATCACGCATGCGCACAACGGCGCCTCCACGCCCATCCCGGGCTTTAAGGAGGTGAAGCCGATGGTGTTTAGCGGCGTCTACCCCACCGACTCCGAAGACTTCGAGGACCTGCGCAGCGCGCTCGACAAGCTGCAGCTCAACGACGCGTCGCTGACGTACGTGCCCGAGACGAGCGCGGCCCTCGGGTTTGGCTTTCGGGTGGGCTTTTTGGGGCTGCTGCACATGGAAATTATCCAGGAGCGCCTCGACCGCGAGTTTGGGCTCGACATCATCACCACGGTGCCCAACGTGGAGTACCGCGTTGACGTGGACACCGGCAAGGGTATGGAGCGGGTGGTGGTCGACAATCCGGAAGACATGCCGCACTACGGCGACATCGAAACGGTCTACGAGCCGTTTGTAAAGGCCGACATCATCACGCCGACGGAGTACATTGGCAACCTCATGCAGCTGTGCGAAGAGCGGCGCGGCGTGTACGTGAACCAGCAATACCTCGATACCGAGCGCGTCAACCTGCAGTACGAGCTGCCCCTGGCCGAAATTGTGTTCGATTTCTACGATACGCTCAAAAGCGTGAGCCGCGGGTACGCCTCCTTCGACTACGAATTCCTGGAGTACCGCGCCAGCGACCTCGTGAAGCTCACAATCCTCATCAACGAGGACCCGGTCGACGCCCTCTCCACCATCGTGCACCGCGACAAGGCGTACGGCGTCGGCCGCAAGCTCACGAAGCGCCTGAAGGAGCTCATCCCGCAGCAAATGTTTGAGGTGCCCGTGCAGGCCTCCATCGGGCGCCGCATCGTGGCTCGCGAGACCGTGCGCGCGCAGCGCAAGAACGTAACCGCGAAGTGCTACGGCGGCGACATCACCCGGAAGCGCAAGCTGCTGGAGAAACAGAAAGAAGGCAAGAAGCGCATGAAGCAGGTCGGCTCGGTTGACGTGCCGCAGGAGGCGTTTCTCGCAATTCTTTCGATGGATGAGTAG